A single Pseudomonas sp. HN11 DNA region contains:
- a CDS encoding hydrolase yields the protein MIPSSTLFIPAFGLGNPHLQTLWGPLWRPTTHIERQRERLWLEDGDFLDLDWHGPHDAQAPLVLVLHGLTGSSNSPYVSGLQKALAAQGWASAALNWRGCSGEPNLLARSYHSGASEDLAAAIAHLRAKRPLAPLYAVGYSLGGNVLLKHLGETGTASGLEGAAAVSVPFRLDQCADRIGLGFSRIYQKHFMREMLAYIRVKQSRFLQDGRADGLKALEALGSLEKMRTFWDFDGRVTAPLHGFLSAEDYYRRASSRYYLGDIRTPTLIIQAADDPFVFAHSLPEASELSACTEFELLAKGGHVGFVDGTLTRPGYYLERRIPAWLLSRR from the coding sequence ATGATCCCCTCTTCAACCCTGTTCATCCCCGCCTTCGGCCTCGGCAATCCCCACCTGCAAACACTGTGGGGGCCGTTGTGGCGCCCCACCACCCACATCGAACGCCAACGCGAACGCCTGTGGCTGGAAGATGGCGACTTCCTCGACCTCGACTGGCACGGCCCCCACGACGCGCAAGCGCCATTGGTGCTGGTACTGCACGGGCTGACCGGTTCCTCCAACTCGCCCTATGTGTCCGGTCTGCAAAAAGCCTTGGCTGCGCAAGGCTGGGCCAGCGCCGCGTTGAATTGGCGGGGTTGTTCGGGCGAACCGAACCTGTTGGCGCGCAGCTATCACTCCGGTGCCAGCGAAGACCTGGCGGCGGCGATTGCCCATCTGCGGGCCAAACGCCCGTTGGCGCCGTTGTATGCAGTGGGTTATTCCCTGGGCGGCAACGTGCTGCTCAAGCATCTGGGCGAAACCGGTACGGCATCGGGACTGGAAGGGGCAGCGGCGGTGTCGGTGCCGTTTCGTCTGGATCAGTGTGCGGACCGCATCGGCCTGGGCTTTTCGCGGATTTATCAGAAGCATTTCATGCGTGAGATGCTGGCGTATATCCGCGTCAAGCAGAGCCGTTTTCTCCAGGATGGCCGGGCAGACGGGCTCAAGGCCCTGGAAGCCCTTGGCTCACTGGAAAAGATGCGTACCTTTTGGGATTTCGATGGCCGGGTCACCGCGCCGCTGCACGGGTTTCTGAGTGCCGAGGATTATTACCGCCGTGCGTCGAGCCGCTATTATCTGGGCGACATCCGCACGCCAACCCTGATCATCCAGGCTGCCGATGACCCGTTTGTGTTCGCCCACAGCCTGCCCGAGGCGAGCGAACTGTCGGCGTGCACCGAGTTTGAGCTGCTGGCCAAAGGTGGGCATGTCGGTTTTGTCGATGGAACCCTCACGCGCCCCGGTTATTACCTGGAGCGCCGCATTCCCGCCTGGTTGCTCAGTCGCCGGTAG
- a CDS encoding GMC family oxidoreductase — MPVPDLFRDGMARGWKTHNGAALDNDLTLEADVAIIGSGAGGGTTAEILSAAGYKVLLIEEGPLKTSSDFKLLEDEAYTSLYQEGIGRMSKDGAITILQGRAVGGTTLINWTSSFRTPDATLSHWASEYAVKGHSSAEMAPWFEKMEQRLGIAPWALPPNPNNDVIRKGCEKLGYSWHVIPRNVRGCFNLGYCGMGCPVNAKQSMLVTTIPSTLEKGGELLYLARAERLIYSGDTISSLECVAMDNLCVAPTGRKITVKAKHYVLSGGGINSPALLMRSDAPDPHSRLGKRTFLHLVNFSAGLFDEVINPFYGAPQSIYSDHFQWQDGTTGKMSYKLEAPPLHPALASTLLGGYGTQNALDMSQLPNTHAMLALLRDGFHPDSPGGSVELRGDGTPVLDYQVSDYTWDGLRRAFHSMAEIQFAAGAKSVKPLHHDARYVKTLGEARTMIEELTLELHRTCLGSAHVMGGCAMGEDPKNAVTDSLGRHHQLRNLSIHDGSLFPTSIGANPQLSVYGLTAQLATALAERLKTA; from the coding sequence ATGCCCGTACCCGACCTGTTCCGCGACGGCATGGCCCGTGGCTGGAAAACCCACAATGGCGCCGCCCTCGACAACGACCTGACCCTGGAAGCCGATGTTGCAATCATCGGCAGCGGCGCCGGTGGCGGCACCACCGCCGAAATCCTCAGCGCCGCCGGCTACAAGGTGCTGCTGATCGAAGAAGGCCCGCTCAAGACCAGCAGCGATTTCAAGCTGTTGGAAGACGAGGCCTACACCAGCCTGTATCAGGAGGGCATCGGTCGCATGAGCAAGGATGGCGCGATCACCATCCTGCAGGGTCGCGCGGTGGGCGGCACTACGCTGATCAACTGGACGTCGAGCTTCCGTACGCCGGACGCCACCCTCAGTCACTGGGCCAGCGAATACGCAGTAAAGGGCCATAGCAGCGCCGAGATGGCGCCCTGGTTTGAAAAAATGGAGCAACGCCTGGGCATAGCGCCCTGGGCCTTGCCGCCGAACCCCAACAACGACGTGATCCGCAAAGGCTGCGAAAAGCTCGGCTATAGCTGGCACGTGATCCCGCGCAACGTGCGCGGCTGCTTCAACCTGGGGTATTGCGGCATGGGTTGCCCGGTCAATGCCAAGCAGTCGATGCTGGTGACCACGATTCCGTCCACCTTGGAAAAGGGCGGTGAACTCCTTTACCTGGCCCGCGCCGAACGCCTCATCTACAGCGGCGACACGATCAGCAGCCTGGAATGCGTGGCCATGGATAACCTGTGCGTAGCGCCGACTGGCCGCAAGATCACCGTGAAGGCCAAGCACTACGTGCTCTCCGGCGGCGGCATCAACAGCCCGGCATTGCTGATGCGCTCGGACGCTCCCGACCCGCATTCGCGGCTGGGCAAACGCACCTTCCTGCACCTGGTGAATTTCTCCGCCGGATTGTTCGACGAGGTGATCAACCCTTTCTACGGCGCGCCACAATCGATTTATTCCGACCATTTCCAGTGGCAGGACGGCACCACTGGAAAAATGTCCTACAAACTGGAAGCACCGCCCTTACATCCTGCGTTGGCCAGCACGTTGTTAGGCGGCTATGGCACTCAGAACGCCTTGGACATGAGCCAATTACCCAATACTCACGCGATGCTGGCGCTGCTGCGCGATGGTTTCCACCCCGACAGCCCCGGCGGCAGCGTGGAGCTACGTGGCGATGGCACGCCGGTGCTCGACTACCAAGTGTCGGATTACACATGGGACGGCTTGCGCCGCGCGTTCCACAGCATGGCCGAGATCCAGTTCGCCGCCGGTGCCAAGTCGGTCAAGCCGTTGCATCACGATGCGCGCTACGTGAAAACCCTGGGCGAAGCCCGCACAATGATCGAAGAACTCACCCTGGAACTGCACCGCACCTGCCTGGGCAGCGCCCATGTGATGGGCGGTTGTGCCATGGGTGAAGACCCGAAAAATGCAGTGACCGACAGCCTCGGTCGCCACCATCAGTTGCGCAACCTGTCGATCCACGATGGCTCGCTTTTCCCCACCAGCATTGGGGCCAACCCCCAATTGTCGGTGTATGGATTGACCGCTCAACTGGCGACAGCATTGGCCGAACGTCTGAAAACAGCATGA
- a CDS encoding TetR/AcrR family transcriptional regulator: MAPRVKTSERIVQTSLELFNQQGERSVSTNHIAAHMEISPGNLYYHFPNKQAIIAVLFREYEALVDSFLRPPQGRAVTVEDKRFYLQAVLAGMWRYRFLHRDLEHLLESDPELATGYRRFSQRCLTQGGAIYQGFVDAGILNMDPVQTEALTLNAWIILTSWVRFLCTTNENSAHLSAEAIKRGVYQVLVLEAGFVTPQAKEAVDALFKEFYVPLNQALEEVK; encoded by the coding sequence ATGGCACCACGAGTAAAGACCAGCGAGCGCATTGTGCAAACCAGCCTGGAGCTTTTTAACCAGCAGGGCGAGCGCAGTGTGAGCACCAACCACATCGCCGCCCATATGGAAATTTCGCCGGGCAACCTGTACTACCACTTCCCCAACAAGCAGGCGATCATCGCTGTGCTGTTTCGCGAATACGAAGCCCTGGTGGACAGTTTCCTGCGTCCGCCCCAAGGCCGCGCCGTCACTGTCGAAGACAAGCGTTTCTACCTGCAGGCCGTGTTGGCCGGCATGTGGCGCTACCGTTTCCTGCACCGCGACCTCGAACACCTGCTGGAAAGCGACCCCGAACTGGCCACCGGCTATCGGCGCTTTTCCCAGCGCTGCCTGACCCAGGGCGGCGCTATTTACCAAGGGTTTGTCGACGCCGGCATCCTCAATATGGACCCGGTACAAACCGAAGCCCTGACCCTCAATGCCTGGATCATCCTCACGTCCTGGGTGCGTTTTTTGTGCACCACCAACGAAAACTCTGCCCACTTGAGTGCTGAGGCGATCAAGCGCGGGGTCTATCAGGTGCTGGTGCTGGAGGCTGGGTTTGTGACGCCTCAGGCAAAAGAGGCAGTGGATGCATTGTTTAAAGAGTTTTACGTGCCGTTGAATCAGGCACTGGAAGAAGTGAAGTAG
- the rsmD gene encoding 16S rRNA (guanine(966)-N(2))-methyltransferase RsmD — protein sequence MASSSRPKKPVHNVHNGVGQLRIIGGEWRSRKLSFPDVVGLRPTPDRVRETLFNWLAPYIAGAKVLDPFAGSGALFLEALSRGAALGQALDASNIAVSSLKEHLGTLRCTTGQVQTADALRYLETQPASEYDVVFLDPPFNQNLLPTVCTLLEDRQWLAPDAWIYTESETAPSTLGLPASWRLHREQKSGRVYYALWHRSAV from the coding sequence ATGGCCAGTTCATCTCGCCCGAAAAAACCCGTCCACAACGTGCATAACGGTGTGGGCCAGCTGCGCATCATTGGTGGCGAATGGCGCAGCCGCAAGCTGAGCTTCCCCGACGTCGTGGGCCTGCGCCCGACGCCGGACCGCGTGCGTGAAACCCTGTTCAACTGGCTTGCGCCGTATATTGCCGGAGCCAAGGTGCTCGACCCCTTCGCGGGCAGCGGCGCGCTGTTCCTGGAGGCACTGTCCCGTGGCGCCGCCCTGGGCCAGGCGTTGGATGCGAGCAATATCGCCGTCTCCAGCCTCAAGGAACACCTGGGCACCCTGCGCTGCACCACCGGTCAGGTGCAAACAGCCGACGCACTGCGCTACCTCGAGACCCAGCCGGCCAGCGAATACGACGTGGTGTTCCTCGACCCGCCGTTCAACCAGAACCTGCTGCCGACCGTGTGCACGCTGCTGGAAGATCGCCAGTGGCTGGCACCGGATGCGTGGATCTACACTGAAAGCGAGACCGCGCCTTCGACCCTGGGCTTGCCGGCAAGCTGGCGCCTGCACCGGGAGCAGAAATCCGGGCGGGTGTATTACGCGTTGTGGCACCGCAGCGCCGTATAG
- a CDS encoding coniferyl aldehyde dehydrogenase, producing MSANVAYLQDSQALDQLQGLFDTQRRAYAANPMPPAAQRLQWLKALRDLLSDERQALINAISQDFSHRSTDETLFAELMPSLHGIHYASKHLKGWMKPSRRAVGIAFQPASAKVIYQPLGVVGVIVPWNYPLYLAIGPLVGALAAGNRVMLKLSESTPATGELLKVLLAKIFPEDLVCVVLGEAEVGMAFSKLPFDHLLFTGATSIGKHVMRAAAEHLTPVTLELGGKSPAIVSADVPLKDAAERIAFGKALNAGQTCVAPDYVLVPEDRVEGFVEAYTQAVRGFYPNLADNPDYTAIINERQLARLNAYVKDATDKGATLIPLYEQGQARRMAHSLLLNVSDDMTVMQDEIFGPVLPIVPYRGLDQAFAYINQRPRPLALYYFGYNKGEQNRVLHETHSGGVCLNDTLLHVAQDDMPFGGIGPSGMGHYHGHEGFLTFSKAKGVLVKQRLNAAKLIYPPYGKAIQKLIQKLFVR from the coding sequence ATGTCTGCCAACGTTGCCTACCTGCAAGATTCCCAGGCGCTGGATCAACTCCAAGGCCTGTTCGACACCCAGCGCCGTGCCTACGCGGCCAACCCGATGCCGCCGGCGGCCCAGCGCCTGCAATGGCTCAAGGCCCTGCGCGACCTGCTCAGTGACGAGCGCCAGGCGCTGATCAACGCGATCAGCCAGGACTTCAGCCACCGCAGCACTGACGAAACCCTGTTCGCCGAACTGATGCCCAGCCTGCATGGCATTCACTATGCCAGCAAACACCTCAAGGGCTGGATGAAACCTTCCCGACGCGCTGTGGGCATTGCCTTCCAACCCGCCTCGGCCAAAGTCATCTACCAGCCTTTGGGCGTGGTCGGGGTGATCGTGCCCTGGAACTACCCGTTGTACTTGGCCATCGGCCCGTTGGTCGGCGCATTGGCGGCGGGTAACCGGGTGATGCTCAAACTGAGCGAATCCACCCCAGCCACCGGTGAGCTGCTCAAGGTGCTACTGGCGAAGATTTTCCCCGAGGACCTGGTGTGCGTGGTGCTGGGTGAGGCCGAAGTCGGCATGGCGTTCTCCAAGCTGCCCTTTGATCACCTGTTGTTTACCGGCGCCACCAGCATTGGCAAGCATGTGATGCGTGCGGCGGCTGAACACCTGACGCCGGTCACCCTGGAATTGGGCGGCAAGTCGCCCGCCATCGTATCCGCCGATGTGCCGCTCAAGGACGCCGCCGAGCGCATCGCCTTCGGTAAAGCGCTGAATGCCGGGCAAACCTGCGTGGCACCGGACTACGTGCTGGTGCCGGAAGATCGCGTCGAGGGATTTGTCGAGGCCTACACCCAGGCCGTCCGCGGGTTTTATCCGAACCTGGCCGACAACCCGGACTACACCGCCATCATCAATGAGCGGCAATTGGCCCGGCTGAATGCCTACGTCAAGGACGCCACCGACAAGGGCGCCACCCTTATCCCGCTGTACGAGCAGGGCCAGGCGCGACGCATGGCCCACAGCCTGTTGTTGAACGTCAGCGATGACATGACCGTGATGCAGGACGAAATCTTCGGCCCGGTGCTACCGATCGTGCCCTATCGGGGGCTCGATCAGGCCTTTGCCTACATCAACCAGCGCCCTCGCCCACTGGCTCTGTATTACTTCGGCTACAACAAGGGCGAACAGAACCGTGTGCTTCACGAAACCCATTCTGGCGGCGTGTGCCTGAACGACACCTTGCTGCATGTGGCCCAGGACGATATGCCATTCGGTGGCATCGGCCCGTCGGGCATGGGCCATTACCACGGCCACGAAGGCTTCCTCACCTTCAGCAAAGCCAAGGGCGTGCTGGTGAAACAGCGCCTGAACGCGGCGAAGCTAATCTACCCGCCCTACGGCAAAGCCATCCAGAAGCTGATCCAGAAGCTGTTTGTTCGCTGA
- a CDS encoding sulfurtransferase codes for MPLAQLIAPQQLAERQKSAGVVILDCRFALEDPDYGLCSYAEGHIEGAQYADLERHLSGPVTKGVTGRHPLPAADTFAEQLRAWGINADTDIVLYDDGPGAYAARAWWLLVWLGKRDGVFILDGGLKAWHAAGFPLSLDAPVVEPGTFAGTPDNRLLLDAEHLQKRLGQPGLTLIDARAQPRFRGEVEPIDPIAGHIPGAQCAAFNENLGTDGRFLPAEQLKQRFAAQLQGRSPDELVAYCGSGVTACHNLFALSLAGYPLGKLYAGSWSEWITDPARAIATGD; via the coding sequence ATGCCGCTTGCCCAATTGATCGCCCCCCAGCAGCTGGCCGAGCGCCAGAAGTCGGCCGGGGTGGTGATCCTCGATTGCCGCTTTGCCCTGGAAGACCCGGACTACGGGCTCTGCAGCTACGCCGAAGGGCATATCGAGGGCGCGCAGTACGCTGACCTGGAACGCCACCTCAGCGGGCCGGTGACCAAGGGCGTGACCGGTCGCCATCCGTTGCCGGCCGCGGATACCTTCGCCGAACAATTGCGTGCCTGGGGTATCAATGCCGACACCGATATTGTGCTGTATGACGACGGCCCTGGTGCCTATGCCGCTCGGGCATGGTGGTTGCTGGTCTGGCTGGGCAAGCGTGATGGCGTCTTTATTCTGGATGGTGGCCTCAAGGCCTGGCATGCAGCCGGTTTCCCGCTGAGTCTGGACGCACCGGTGGTTGAGCCGGGCACCTTCGCCGGTACGCCGGACAACCGCTTGCTGTTGGACGCCGAACACCTGCAAAAACGCTTGGGCCAGCCGGGACTGACACTGATCGATGCCCGCGCTCAACCACGCTTTCGCGGTGAAGTGGAGCCCATAGACCCGATCGCCGGGCATATCCCTGGCGCACAATGTGCGGCCTTCAACGAAAACCTGGGCACCGACGGCAGGTTCCTCCCGGCTGAACAGCTCAAGCAGCGCTTCGCCGCTCAATTGCAGGGACGCTCGCCGGATGAACTGGTGGCGTACTGCGGTTCTGGCGTGACGGCATGCCATAACCTGTTCGCCCTGAGCCTGGCGGGTTATCCGTTGGGCAAATTGTATGCGGGGTCGTGGAGCGAGTGGATTACCGATCCGGCGCGGGCCATTGCTACCGGCGACTGA
- a CDS encoding twin-arginine translocation pathway signal protein, producing MNPSLTETPALSRRGVLKIGLCASAFLATAGLGASLSGCSSSTPASGFAMLRASDLPFLRAVTPVLLEGAASAQEIAAEIEETLKKLDYSLQHLSPEMFKLTQQLFDVLGMGITRGPLTGIWGSWENASGEQIRNFLHRWENSSLNLLRMGQGSLLKLVIMAWYFRPASWVHCGYPGPPKI from the coding sequence ATGAACCCCAGCCTGACTGAAACACCTGCGCTATCGCGGCGCGGCGTCCTGAAAATCGGCCTGTGTGCCAGTGCTTTCCTGGCAACTGCCGGGCTGGGCGCCAGCCTCAGCGGCTGCTCCAGCAGCACCCCTGCCAGCGGGTTTGCCATGCTGCGCGCCAGCGACCTGCCCTTTTTGCGGGCGGTGACTCCGGTATTGCTCGAAGGTGCCGCCAGCGCCCAGGAAATTGCCGCAGAAATTGAAGAGACGTTGAAAAAACTCGACTACAGCCTGCAGCACCTGTCGCCGGAAATGTTCAAACTCACCCAGCAACTGTTCGACGTGCTGGGCATGGGCATCACTCGAGGGCCGTTGACCGGGATCTGGGGCAGTTGGGAAAACGCCAGCGGCGAACAGATCCGCAACTTCCTGCACCGCTGGGAAAACAGCTCCCTGAACCTGCTGCGCATGGGCCAGGGTTCGTTGCTCAAGTTGGTGATCATGGCCTGGTACTTCCGACCGGCGTCCTGGGTGCATTGCGGCTACCCCGGCCCGCCGAAAATTTGA
- the coaD gene encoding pantetheine-phosphate adenylyltransferase — translation MNRVLYPGTFDPITKGHGDLVERASRLFDHVIIAVAASPKKNPLFPLEQRVELAREVTKHLPNVEVVGFSTLLAHFAKEQNANVFLRGLRAVSDFEYEFQLANMNRQLAPDVESLFLTPSERYSFISSTLVREIAALGGDITKFVHPAVADALTLRFKK, via the coding sequence ATGAACCGAGTGTTGTACCCAGGAACCTTCGACCCGATTACCAAAGGCCATGGCGATCTGGTCGAGCGTGCCTCACGCTTGTTCGACCATGTGATCATCGCGGTCGCGGCCAGCCCCAAGAAAAACCCGCTGTTTCCCCTGGAACAGCGCGTGGAGCTGGCGCGCGAGGTCACCAAGCACCTGCCCAACGTGGAAGTAGTGGGCTTTTCGACGCTGCTGGCGCATTTCGCCAAAGAGCAGAACGCCAATGTGTTCCTGCGCGGCCTGCGTGCGGTGTCGGACTTCGAATACGAATTCCAGCTGGCCAATATGAACCGCCAACTGGCGCCGGACGTGGAAAGCCTGTTCCTCACCCCGTCGGAGCGTTATTCGTTCATTTCCTCCACGTTGGTGCGTGAAATCGCCGCTTTGGGCGGGGATATCACCAAGTTCGTGCATCCAGCCGTAGCGGATGCGTTGACGCTGCGCTTCAAGAAGTAA
- a CDS encoding YfhL family 4Fe-4S dicluster ferredoxin, with product MSLIITDDCINCDVCEPECPNAAISQGEEIYVIDPNLCTQCVGHYDEPQCQQVCPVDCIPLDEAHPETEEQLMAKYRLITGKA from the coding sequence ATGTCCCTGATCATCACCGACGATTGCATCAACTGCGACGTCTGCGAACCCGAGTGCCCGAACGCTGCGATTTCCCAAGGCGAAGAGATCTACGTGATCGACCCCAACCTGTGCACCCAATGCGTCGGCCACTACGACGAGCCTCAGTGCCAGCAAGTGTGCCCGGTGGATTGCATCCCGCTGGACGAAGCCCATCCGGAGACGGAAGAGCAGTTGATGGCCAAGTATCGGTTGATTACCGGTAAAGCCTAA